One part of the Drosophila teissieri strain GT53w chromosome 3R, Prin_Dtei_1.1, whole genome shotgun sequence genome encodes these proteins:
- the LOC122620542 gene encoding peptidoglycan-recognition protein LB isoform X2, whose amino-acid sequence MTALGLVLLSMMGYSQHMQQANLGDGVSTARLLSRSDWGARLPKSVDHFQGPAPYVIIHHSYMPGVCYSTPDCMKSMRDMQDFHQLERGWNDIGYSFGIGGDGMIYTGRGFNVVGAHAPKYNDRSVGIVLIGDWRTELPPKQMLDAARNLISFGVFKGYIDPAYKLLGHRQVRDTECPGGRLFAEISSWPHFTRLNDTEGVVSSTAAPVEPHVHPKAATQTPLAQSPPAAPKA is encoded by the exons GCTATAGTCAGCACATGCAGCAGGCGAATCTGGGCGACGGTGTGTCCACCGCCCGACTGCTGTCCCGATCCGACTGGGGAGCCCGGCTGCCCAAGTCCGTGGACCACTTTCAGGGACCCGCGCCCTACGTCATCATCCACCACTCGTACATGCCAGGCGTGTGCTACTCCACTCCGGACTGCATGAAGAGCATGCGGGACATGCAGGACTTCCACCAGCTGGAGCGCGGATGGAACGACATCGGATACAGCTTTGGCATCGGCGGCGATGGCATGATCTACACCGGCAGGGGATTCAATGTCGTCGGAGCTCATGCGCCCAAGTACAATGACAGGAGCGTGGGCATCGTGCTGATCGGAGATTGGAGAA CTGAACTGCCGCCCAAGCAGATGCTGGACGCGGCCAGGAACCTGATCTCCTTCGGGGTGTTCAAGGGCTACATTGACCCCGCCTACAAGCTGCTGGGCCACCGACAGGTGCGGGATACCGAGTGTCCTGGAGGCCGCCTGTTCGCCGAGATCTCCAGCTGGCCGCACTTCACCCGCCTAAACGACACCGAAGGCGTAGTTAGCAGTACTGCGGCGCCCGTCGAGCCCCACGTCCATCCAAAGGCGGCAACACAAACGCCACTCGCCCAATCCCCGCCAGCTGCGCCCAAGGCCTAG